In Massilia forsythiae, one DNA window encodes the following:
- a CDS encoding glycosyltransferase family 4 protein, with translation MRVIHFCKTYFPDSVGGIEQVIRQMCVGTGRLGVTNQVLSLSRAADLAPFEFEGHTVHRVPLDFELASNAVSVRAIGALARMAAQADVVHYHFPWPFTDVAHFLARIDKPTVVTYHSDIVRQQALLKLYQPLMHRFLGSVDAIVATSPNYLASSAVLDRYRDKTRVIAFGLDRSTYPEPDPARLAHWRARVGPKFFLFVGVLRYYKGLHILLDAVQGTDYPVVIVGAGPIEQELKAHAARLGLENVMFMGALDEPDKVALLELCYAVAFPSHLRSEAFGISLLEGAMFGKPMISSEIGTGTTYINVHGESGLVVPPSDPEALRAAMRTLWDDPDMARRMGQRAEARYWQLFTSAQMADEYAALYRELVARRAPARIAAVPAR, from the coding sequence ATGCGTGTCATACATTTCTGCAAGACGTATTTTCCCGATTCGGTCGGCGGCATCGAGCAGGTGATCCGCCAGATGTGCGTCGGCACCGGGCGCCTGGGCGTGACCAACCAGGTCCTGTCGCTGTCGCGCGCGGCCGACCTGGCGCCCTTCGAATTCGAGGGGCACACCGTGCACCGCGTCCCGCTCGACTTCGAACTGGCCTCGAACGCGGTCTCGGTGCGGGCCATCGGCGCGCTGGCACGCATGGCGGCGCAGGCCGACGTGGTGCATTACCACTTCCCGTGGCCGTTCACCGACGTCGCGCATTTCCTGGCGCGCATCGACAAGCCGACCGTGGTCACGTACCACTCCGACATCGTGCGCCAGCAGGCGCTGCTGAAGCTGTACCAGCCGCTGATGCACCGCTTCCTCGGCAGCGTGGACGCGATCGTGGCCACCTCGCCCAACTACCTGGCGTCGTCGGCGGTGCTGGACCGTTACCGTGACAAGACCCGCGTGATCGCCTTCGGCCTGGACCGCAGCACCTATCCGGAACCGGACCCGGCGCGCCTGGCCCACTGGCGCGCCCGGGTCGGCCCGAAGTTCTTCCTGTTCGTCGGCGTGCTGCGCTACTACAAGGGCCTGCACATCCTGCTGGACGCGGTGCAGGGCACCGATTACCCGGTGGTGATCGTCGGCGCCGGCCCGATCGAGCAGGAACTCAAGGCCCACGCCGCGCGCCTCGGCCTCGAGAACGTGATGTTCATGGGCGCGCTGGACGAACCGGACAAGGTGGCACTGCTGGAGCTGTGCTACGCGGTCGCGTTCCCGTCGCACCTGCGCTCGGAAGCCTTCGGCATCTCGCTGCTGGAAGGCGCGATGTTCGGCAAGCCGATGATCTCGAGCGAGATCGGCACCGGCACCACCTACATCAACGTGCACGGCGAAAGCGGGCTGGTGGTGCCGCCGTCCGACCCCGAGGCGCTGCGCGCGGCCATGCGCACGCTGTGGGACGATCCGGACATGGCGCGCCGGATGGGGCAGCGTGCCGAGGCGCGCTACTGGCAGCTGTTCACCTCGGCGCAGATGGCGGACGAGTACGCGGCCTTGTACCGCGAACTGGTGGCGCGCAGGGCGCCGGCCAGGATCGCGGCCGTTCCGGCGCGCTGA
- a CDS encoding response regulator, which produces MTNIHQPLILAVDDEASNLQLLRQILQDHYRLRFAKDGPRALELAHEERPNLILLDVMMPGMSGYEVCAALKADPKTAGIPIIFVSALGDIEDELEGFEAGAVDYITKPISPPIVRARVRTHLSLVRMEELRASRLEIVQRLGLAAEYKDNETGLHVIRMSHFARILGLAAGMTEAQADDLLHAAPMHDVGKIGIPDRILQKPGPLDPDEWKIMQSHASIGAEIIGRHDGGMLALARDIAISHHEKWDGSGYPNGLAGQAIPLVGRICAIADVFDALTSVRPYKKAWTEEEAVEFMVKQKEKHFDPALVDLFVTQLPAIRAIRQRWAEQPAEAEKAAA; this is translated from the coding sequence ATGACGAACATCCACCAACCCCTCATCCTGGCCGTCGACGACGAAGCCAGCAACCTGCAGCTGCTGCGCCAGATCCTGCAGGACCACTACCGCCTGCGCTTCGCCAAGGACGGCCCGCGCGCGCTCGAACTGGCGCACGAGGAGCGCCCCAACCTGATCCTGCTCGACGTGATGATGCCGGGCATGAGCGGCTACGAGGTGTGCGCCGCGCTCAAGGCCGATCCGAAGACGGCCGGCATCCCGATCATCTTCGTGTCCGCGCTGGGCGACATCGAGGACGAGCTGGAAGGCTTCGAGGCCGGCGCGGTCGACTACATCACCAAGCCGATCAGCCCGCCCATCGTGCGCGCGCGCGTGCGCACCCACCTGTCGCTGGTGCGCATGGAAGAGCTGCGCGCCTCGCGCCTGGAGATCGTGCAGCGCCTCGGCCTGGCCGCCGAGTACAAGGACAACGAGACCGGCCTGCACGTGATCCGCATGAGCCACTTCGCGCGCATCCTGGGCCTGGCCGCCGGCATGACCGAGGCGCAGGCCGACGATCTGTTGCACGCGGCGCCGATGCACGACGTCGGCAAGATCGGCATCCCCGACCGCATCCTGCAAAAGCCCGGCCCGCTCGATCCGGACGAGTGGAAGATCATGCAGAGCCACGCGTCGATCGGCGCCGAGATCATCGGCCGCCACGACGGCGGCATGCTGGCGCTGGCGCGCGACATCGCCATCTCGCACCACGAGAAGTGGGACGGCAGCGGCTATCCGAACGGCCTGGCGGGACAGGCGATCCCGCTGGTCGGACGGATCTGCGCGATCGCCGACGTGTTCGATGCGCTGACCTCCGTGCGGCCCTACAAAAAGGCGTGGACCGAGGAAGAAGCGGTCGAGTTCATGGTCAAGCAGAAGGAAAAGCACTTCGATCCGGCGCTGGTCGACTTGTTCGTCACCCAGCTGCCGGCGATCCGCGCGATCCGCCAGCGCTGGGCGGAGCAGCCGGCGGAAGCGGAGAAAGCGGCGGCATGA
- a CDS encoding MHYT domain-containing protein codes for MPLFDLFTVPADASLLSYGTYSPQLVALSVLVAIFASWMALQVAGQAAANRSQRWIVLGTGSLALGAGVWAMHFIGMLAFDLCTEVDYDPITTIISALPSIGASLVALSMIARERLGARDLVIGGTLVGAGIGAMHYAGMAGMRMGLGLRYDPLMFGLSIVVAVVLATIALWVRFGLSSLSHRLSEGRRLLLASIVMGCAIAGMHYTGMAAARFVGHAAPSTHLTIGSTFLAVTISLITVIFTGVVLAANGLLRYRQLFRELSRNEAWMRALLTTTVDGVITIDQDGSIHEFNASAERIYGWTRAEIVGKNIRMLIGDEEASEQGGLLRSLKTGEITHCARSADVTGRHKDGSIVPIRRAVGHARLGGKDLFVCFITDISERRTMEQQLRASERQFRSLIGNIPGISYRCLVEEDHKLAFISDAVERVTGYPSADFMGDRPLRRFDNLIHVADRARTETAYAEALRDDRPYLVEYRLQHADGSTRWLWENGTGVRDDNGELRWMDGVVLDITERRQMEEALREAKEKAEQAASARASFVANMSHEIRTPMNSILGFTDVLLDGELSDDQRRHLDTVRRAGRSLLRLLNEILDTAKLEKGAVELEQNDYNLLSLIDELTSTLSANAHAKGLQLDVHYDPALPTALRGDELRLRQVLTNLLDNAVKFTAEGSVTLSAGLQDGQLHFAVRDTGIGIAPERLQAIFEPFTQADASMTRRFGGTGLGTTICKQLVELMKGSIHAESVPGQGTTFHVLLPLVPARHAPQQARVRTAAVLPPLRVLAADDVAQNLELLQLLLTRRGHTVTVAGDGAQVVELAGRGDFDLVLMDFHMPLIDGLSATRLIRAQAAGAGRPRVPVIAMTASVLDEHRRASVDAGMDGFASKPVDWYQLSHEIARVLGLAHGMTTAPALPARVRQVLNRHAGLQRWSGNEAAYLQALAQFRGQHAGLAQALATHATRADYRSLYMLSHKARGVAANLGLELLADELAALEGMIDADSGKLYPGADARLYAGLQALCPQLAKALGALRDAVPAPLRATAAAAPADGSAAAPDRSANPAPEPAPDLARARRAGETLREALRRGALGDVPLAELTDALGGHALAARVAQVHAALSNFEFDMALQQLDTVLGAIDAHEQEMTA; via the coding sequence ATGCCCTTATTCGACCTGTTCACCGTGCCCGCGGACGCCTCCCTGCTCAGCTACGGCACCTATTCGCCGCAGCTGGTCGCGCTGTCGGTGCTGGTGGCGATCTTCGCCTCCTGGATGGCGCTGCAGGTCGCCGGCCAGGCCGCGGCCAACCGTTCGCAGCGCTGGATCGTGCTGGGCACCGGCAGCCTGGCGCTGGGCGCGGGCGTGTGGGCGATGCACTTCATCGGCATGCTGGCCTTCGACCTGTGCACGGAGGTCGACTACGATCCGATCACGACCATCATCTCGGCGCTGCCCAGCATCGGCGCCTCGCTGGTGGCGCTGTCGATGATCGCGCGCGAGCGCCTCGGTGCGCGCGACCTGGTCATCGGCGGCACCCTGGTCGGCGCCGGCATCGGCGCCATGCACTACGCCGGCATGGCCGGCATGCGCATGGGCCTGGGCCTGCGCTACGACCCGCTGATGTTCGGCCTGTCGATCGTGGTGGCGGTGGTGCTGGCGACGATCGCGCTGTGGGTGCGCTTCGGCCTGTCCAGCCTGTCGCACCGGCTGAGCGAAGGACGGCGCCTGCTGCTGGCCTCGATCGTGATGGGCTGCGCCATCGCCGGCATGCACTACACCGGCATGGCGGCGGCGCGCTTCGTCGGCCATGCGGCGCCGAGCACGCACCTGACCATCGGCAGCACCTTCCTGGCGGTGACGATCAGCCTGATCACCGTCATCTTCACCGGCGTAGTGTTGGCTGCGAACGGCCTGCTGCGCTACCGCCAGCTGTTCCGCGAGCTGTCGCGCAACGAGGCCTGGATGCGCGCCCTGCTCACCACCACCGTCGACGGCGTGATCACCATCGACCAGGACGGCAGCATCCACGAATTCAACGCCTCGGCCGAGCGCATCTACGGCTGGACCCGCGCCGAGATCGTCGGCAAGAATATCCGCATGCTGATCGGCGACGAGGAAGCCTCCGAGCAGGGCGGCCTGCTGCGTTCGCTGAAGACCGGCGAGATCACCCATTGCGCCAGGAGCGCCGACGTCACCGGACGCCACAAGGACGGCAGCATCGTGCCGATCCGGCGCGCTGTCGGCCATGCGCGCCTGGGCGGGAAGGACCTGTTCGTATGCTTCATCACCGACATCAGCGAGCGGCGCACGATGGAACAGCAACTGCGCGCCAGTGAGCGCCAGTTCCGCTCGCTGATCGGCAACATCCCCGGCATTTCCTACCGCTGCCTGGTGGAAGAGGATCACAAGCTGGCCTTCATCAGCGACGCCGTCGAGCGCGTCACCGGCTATCCGAGCGCCGACTTCATGGGCGACCGGCCGCTGCGCCGCTTCGACAACCTGATCCATGTCGCCGACCGCGCCCGCACCGAAACGGCCTACGCCGAGGCGCTGCGCGACGACCGCCCCTACCTGGTCGAGTACCGGCTGCAGCATGCCGACGGCAGCACCCGCTGGCTGTGGGAAAACGGCACCGGCGTGCGCGACGACAATGGGGAACTGCGCTGGATGGACGGCGTGGTGCTCGACATCACCGAGCGGCGCCAGATGGAAGAGGCGCTGCGCGAAGCCAAGGAAAAGGCCGAGCAGGCGGCCAGCGCGCGCGCCAGCTTCGTGGCCAACATGAGCCACGAGATCCGCACGCCGATGAATTCCATCCTCGGCTTCACCGACGTGCTGCTGGACGGCGAACTGAGCGACGACCAGCGCCGCCACCTGGACACCGTGCGCCGCGCCGGCCGCTCGCTGCTGCGCCTGCTGAACGAGATCCTCGACACCGCCAAGCTGGAAAAAGGCGCGGTCGAACTGGAACAGAACGACTACAACCTGCTGTCGCTGATCGACGAGCTGACCTCGACGCTGTCGGCCAACGCCCATGCCAAGGGTTTGCAGCTCGACGTCCACTACGATCCGGCGCTGCCGACCGCGCTGCGCGGCGACGAGCTGCGCCTGCGCCAGGTGCTGACCAACCTGCTGGACAACGCCGTCAAGTTCACCGCCGAGGGCAGCGTGACCCTGAGCGCCGGGTTGCAGGACGGCCAGCTGCACTTCGCCGTGCGCGACACCGGCATCGGCATCGCGCCCGAACGCCTGCAGGCGATCTTCGAGCCGTTCACCCAGGCCGACGCCTCGATGACGCGCCGCTTCGGCGGCACCGGGCTGGGCACCACCATCTGCAAGCAGCTGGTGGAACTGATGAAGGGCAGTATCCACGCCGAGAGCGTGCCGGGGCAAGGCACCACCTTCCACGTGCTGTTGCCGCTGGTGCCGGCGCGCCATGCGCCGCAGCAGGCACGCGTGCGCACCGCCGCCGTTTTGCCGCCGCTGCGCGTGCTGGCGGCCGACGACGTGGCGCAGAACCTGGAACTGCTGCAGCTGCTGCTCACGCGCCGCGGCCACACCGTCACCGTCGCCGGCGACGGCGCGCAGGTGGTCGAGCTGGCCGGGCGCGGGGATTTCGACCTGGTGCTGATGGATTTCCACATGCCGCTGATCGACGGCTTGAGCGCCACCCGCCTGATCCGCGCACAGGCCGCCGGCGCCGGCCGGCCGCGCGTGCCGGTGATCGCCATGACCGCCAGCGTGCTGGACGAGCACCGCCGCGCCAGCGTCGATGCCGGCATGGACGGTTTCGCCTCCAAGCCGGTCGACTGGTACCAGCTGTCGCACGAGATCGCGCGCGTGCTCGGCCTGGCGCACGGCATGACGACCGCTCCTGCCCTGCCGGCGCGGGTGCGGCAGGTGCTCAACCGCCATGCCGGCCTGCAGCGCTGGAGCGGCAACGAAGCGGCCTACCTGCAGGCGCTGGCGCAGTTCCGCGGCCAGCACGCGGGCCTGGCGCAGGCGCTGGCCACGCACGCCACGCGCGCCGACTACCGCTCTTTGTACATGTTGTCTCACAAGGCGCGCGGCGTGGCCGCCAACCTCGGCCTGGAATTGCTGGCCGACGAGCTGGCCGCGCTGGAAGGCATGATCGACGCCGACAGCGGCAAGCTGTATCCGGGCGCCGACGCCCGCCTGTACGCCGGCCTGCAGGCGCTGTGCCCGCAGCTGGCCAAGGCGCTGGGCGCGCTGCGCGACGCGGTCCCGGCACCGCTGCGCGCGACGGCCGCAGCCGCGCCAGCGGACGGCAGCGCGGCGGCGCCCGACCGGTCCGCCAACCCGGCGCCCGAACCCGCGCCCGACCTCGCCCGTGCGCGGCGCGCCGGCGAAACGCTGCGCGAGGCGCTGCGCCGCGGCGCGCTGGGCGACGTCCCGCTGGCCGAACTCACCGACGCCCTGGGCGGCCACGCGCTGGCCGCCAGGGTGGCGCAGGTGCACGCGGCGCTGTCCAACTTCGAATTCGACATGGCCCTGCAACAGCTCGACACCGTGCTGGGCGCCATCGATGCCCATGAACAGGAAATGACTGCATGA
- a CDS encoding sensor histidine kinase: MPTHLIPTNEFSVSSYRMLSLRDTVLQSWENHVRTRLASAQKLSQPVLIDTMPVLYERLCSALTPAYFTRDGLDVASIGAEHGVERANLSDYDAEAILAEFQMFRSVLFDVLDAHDVTLTAPERRALHLTIDAAVRESVRAFVAATNSLRERVAGALAHDLRQPASNMVLGANLILRADPAPDIARWAERIVRNGERMSGMLEELLDALAIQAGERLSLQLAQFDMLELARSVTERARDYQGADVRLEGKRVTGWWSQAAFERALENLLNNAQKYGEPGKPIDVSVADSKGRMILSVRNQGRPIPAGELDAIFQQFVRSSDAGVSSTGSWGLGLPYVRSVAQGHGGSAVVYSDANEGTVFVMDVPVDARPFQQGELPNVGQPQA, translated from the coding sequence ATGCCGACACACCTGATCCCGACCAACGAGTTTTCCGTGAGCTCCTACCGCATGCTGTCGCTGCGCGACACGGTGCTGCAGTCCTGGGAAAACCACGTGCGCACCAGGCTGGCGAGCGCGCAGAAGCTGAGCCAGCCGGTGCTGATCGACACCATGCCGGTGCTGTACGAGCGCCTGTGCTCGGCGCTGACCCCGGCCTACTTCACGCGCGACGGGCTGGACGTGGCCAGCATCGGCGCCGAGCACGGCGTCGAGCGCGCCAACCTGTCCGACTACGACGCGGAAGCGATCCTGGCCGAATTCCAGATGTTCCGCAGCGTGCTGTTCGACGTGCTCGACGCCCACGACGTGACCTTGACCGCGCCCGAGCGGCGCGCGCTGCACCTGACCATCGACGCCGCCGTGCGCGAGAGCGTGCGCGCCTTCGTCGCCGCCACCAATTCGCTGCGCGAACGCGTCGCCGGCGCGCTGGCGCACGACCTGCGCCAGCCGGCTTCGAACATGGTGCTGGGCGCCAACCTGATCCTGCGCGCCGACCCGGCGCCGGACATCGCCCGCTGGGCCGAACGCATCGTCAGGAACGGCGAGCGCATGTCGGGCATGCTCGAGGAATTGCTGGACGCGCTGGCGATCCAGGCGGGCGAGCGCCTGTCGCTGCAACTGGCGCAGTTCGACATGCTGGAACTGGCGCGCAGCGTTACCGAGCGCGCGCGCGATTACCAGGGCGCCGACGTGCGCCTGGAAGGCAAGCGCGTCACCGGCTGGTGGAGCCAGGCGGCCTTCGAGCGCGCGCTGGAAAACCTGCTCAACAATGCCCAGAAATACGGCGAACCCGGCAAGCCGATCGACGTCAGCGTGGCCGACAGCAAGGGCCGCATGATCCTGTCGGTGCGCAACCAGGGCAGGCCGATCCCGGCCGGCGAACTGGATGCGATCTTCCAGCAGTTCGTGCGCTCCAGCGATGCCGGCGTCTCGAGCACCGGCAGCTGGGGGCTGGGATTGCCGTACGTGCGCAGCGTGGCGCAGGGGCACGGGGGGAGCGCGGTGGTGTACAGCGATGCCA